TTGCAGAATAGAATTATTTTTGTAATGAGTAATCGAAACTACTACCTGTAAAATCCAAACCAAATATTCTGAGACTATAGTCTATATACATGTTCAAAGTCAAAtactacaaaaaaaaatgacatcgGAAGTTTCCAGAATTGACATTTCTTTTTCATCGGAGAAAATTTGAACAAAGAAATATCCCCCATATATATAGtgaggagtatatatattgggCATTTCTGGTAATTCCTCCCTCTCTCGAAGCGCGAAGCCGTTCTATCGAAACTCGAAAGCAGCGAGAGCTCTTGGCGCGGCCCATCGATTTCGCCAAGAAATCCCCCAATCTCTCCGTGAGTTCTCCTCTCCTCAATCGCCTGCTCCGTTGTGTTTCTTGCGATCGAATTCATTTTCTTGATTGCGGAGCCGCGGTTCTTGGTTGATTTTCTCTTTGAGCGCGTCACGATGTGTTCATAAGTTCATTGCAGGCGAACTGTTCGACGGAATGCACCAGGGAGCGGCGGGGCCGGGCCcgtccggcggtggcggcgaccgtCTCAGCGCCCTCCCGGACGCGGTGCTGCTCCGGATCGTGTCGCACCTGAAGGCGCGGGAGGCGGTGCGCACGAGCGGGATCTCCAGGCGGTGGCGCCACGTGTGGGCGTCCGCGCCGCGCGTCGACGTCCGCTACCCCTGCGCCTGCGACGGCCGCGCCGTCGACCAGAAGAGGTTCCGCGACTTCGTCACCATCCTGCTCCTCAGGCGCCGCCCGCTCGCCCCCTTCAAGGCGCTCCGGCTGAGCTGGAGccacgacgaggacgacgtgAGCGCGTGGATCGCTCACGCCGTCAGGCGCGGGGCCGAAGAAATCGATCTCTCCGCGAGGCGTCACCAAGGCTACCCGGTGCCGGATTACAAACACTTCATTTCTCCCAAGATCAAGATCTTGAAGCTGACGCATCTCGGGACGACGAGGTTCACGACCGGCAACACCCTCGACCTGCTCTGCTCTGGCTGCACTTCTTTGGAGGAACTAGAGCTCAAGGATATCAAATCACTCTGGGGGGGAATTCAATCAGACTCGCTGAAGCGCTTGTCGATCATCAACTGCCATGTGACATCCGATGGCTTCCTGGTTGAAGCTCCCAATCTTATCTCGCTCTGCTGCATCAGACCTGTCCGAGCTGTTCCTTGGTTCAGCCACATGGTGTCACTGGTGGAAGCCACTGTCGTGCTTGATGATTCTCGCTTGAGTGATGACTATCAGCAGCCAGTGTTGGAGGATGACGATGATGGGTCTGATTATGATGATGATTTCTTTGCACCTAAAGCTGAAGGCTCTGATGATAAGAGAGACAATGAATCTGATAATGACTCTGGTGATAAGAGAAAGAGGGACGGTAGTGAATCTGATCTTGATGATCATGATGGTGAATATGATCATGAGGATGGTTCTGAGTCTGGTGATAAGGAGGTTGATGATCTTGAAGGTGGCGTTGATCGAACTGTGACCTATGGTGAGATTGCAGATGAGTCTTCCAGTTATGGTATTCCCACTCCCAGTTATGAATATGGCGGAAACTATGGGAACCATGATTATACTATTTTCGGTGGTGATCATATGCTTGACCACTTGTCAGATGTTAGAACTTTGGGTCTGTTAGGCCATCAAGGAGAGGTAATGTTGTCACCTTATTGATACTACTGCCTTCTCTTACTAGTATGCTTTTTCTAAAGTGTGCACGCTAATTATGCTCATTTCTTTGCAAGCAAATATGGCAATGTGTTGTATGGGAAAGGTACTAGTATTGAGATAACAGAACTCCCTTCAAAAGTTTAATGTAGAAGAAAGTTTGGTTATCTCTGTTGGTAATGAGATTCTCAAATCAGTATGGCTCAGTTTAAAAATACAGAGTACTAGCATTGCTGACGTTA
The Oryza glaberrima chromosome 8, OglaRS2, whole genome shotgun sequence DNA segment above includes these coding regions:
- the LOC127782821 gene encoding uncharacterized protein LOC127782821, producing MHQGAAGPGPSGGGGDRLSALPDAVLLRIVSHLKAREAVRTSGISRRWRHVWASAPRVDVRYPCACDGRAVDQKRFRDFVTILLLRRRPLAPFKALRLSWSHDEDDVSAWIAHAVRRGAEEIDLSARRHQGYPVPDYKHFISPKIKILKLTHLGTTRFTTGNTLDLLCSGCTSLEELELKDIKSLWGGIQSDSLKRLSIINCHVTSDGFLVEAPNLISLCCIRPVRAVPWFSHMVSLVEATVVLDDSRLSDDYQQPVLEDDDDGSDYDDDFFAPKAEGSDDKRDNESDNDSGDKRKRDGSESDLDDHDGEYDHEDGSESGDKEVDDLEGGVDRTVTYGEIADESSSYGIPTPSYEYGGNYGNHDYTIFGGDHMLDHLSDVRTLGLLGHQGEMLLRRQLENCPIFNNLNTLTLGEWCMAPDFSALSTILENSPHVERLYLNLDMDIHRSRGGINPTGGSFACNNLKKVKITCRKDDVMVHMLAKFLQRNGISLQKIFVRRTSSTHNGEEGTGKDSSAKRKAQDEAARRAVKQLRRARNSRSPE